GTCTTAAGTCATCAAGTTTTAGAGCAGATATATTTTAGCCAAATATAAGTTATTTGATTAGTTTTTGCTCTTTATGTGGATGAATTATCACACACTGGTTGGACTATTGTTCTTACTGCTGTGcgctttttttcagtgtttgacaTCCTGACATAACCTGCACTGATAAttactttaaaacaaaacagcttaTCTTTGTGTCACTTATCTCGACATTTCCAGATCAACATGCAAAGAAAGATGCGCTTTTCAGGTATTGTGACACAAGGGGCCAGTCGCATGGGCACAGCTGAGTTCATTAAGGCCTTCAAGGTGGCCTCCAGCCTTGACGGCAGGACATATACCATGTACAGAACAGATGGACAGCGGAAAGACCATGtaaggaaacacaacaaaaccacaGCACTATTGTCCACAAGCCTGTTTTAAACggatttattttgattttgttaatgtaatatttaaagGTGTGCTAGTTGAGTTGCACCTGCACCAAGGCAGTTTTCTGTGTTAAGATGTACTGTAACCACAAGGGGGAGCAGCATCCTTTCTCACAAATAAATCATACTGCACATGTCTCACAAATAAGTCTTGTAATGCTTTACTGTAACTTTACCGTGACAGTTTTGAGAACTGCATCAGCTATGTAACAGAGAAACAAGTTGGTGTAGAATAGGTTATATATCTGCTTAAAAACATCTGCTGATGTCTGGCAATACTCGGTTGAAAATAAGAAGGCATAGTGCCACTGACTTCCTGCTCTTTCATAGGTGTTTGTGGGGAACGTGGACAATGACGGCACTAAGACCAACCTGTTTGACCCCCCGATCATTGCCCAGTACATCCGCATTGTTCCTGTTGTGTGTCGCAAGGCTTGCACAATGCGAATGGAGCTAGTGGGCTGCGAGCTCAACGGTAAACTCACACAGAAAACCATATACATGCTGCTTGtacatgcacacatttttaGGTTTCTCTTTACTGATGTTTGTTTGTGACTGAAACAAGCACAAGTGTTTCCAGGAAAGAAAGCGATATTTTGAAGGAAAGCATTTAGCTATGATGATTTCCTGCTAATTATTTGCAGGTCTGCACTCAGTGACTGATCGTGTCTCAAAGGATGTTATTCAGATGATAACACTACTCAATAACTTTCAACACAGCTGTATGCTATGACTCTACTCCAAGATGATCCCTGGAATTTATCAAAACCACATGATTATAATCACTGCAGAATGGATGCTAATGAgtcaaagtttaactgcagaaaATAGATTGGTCAAATACATGATCTATACAGTCACCCAAGCAAGCTAATGTAATACTTGGTTCTTTTAAGTCTTCTGTATTGCAACAAATGTCTTTTCATTGTGTTATCTTAAGcctgtgttgttgttcttccGAACTCGCTGGTGTCATCATACTGTCAGATACTTGTCTTTCTTGATGGTTGTTTCATTTGTCAGATCAGTGTTTGTTCTTCTCCCGTCGTGCTTCTCAGATTATGCATGATTTCTTAATTTTTGCTTTGCTTCACAACCAGCATGTGTTGTTTGTATGATCACACTTACATGCTTTCACTGCTAAAAGTGCATTTTGTTGTGTCACTGTCCCTGACTGAATTCCACTCCACTGAGTGAATCACTTCAAGTGTAGTGTTTTGAAAACAAACGTATGCTGTATGCGATGTTTTTCATGCAAATGTCACATCGCAGTTAACCGGGCAAAAGGCTTTTAATCGGTTATGCAATTTCTAACAGTTAATCGGTTAACTGTGAACACCCCTAAAATGAACATTAACCACAATAATGATTTTAGCTTTGCAccattatataaacactatctGGTATTTCTGCTTAAAAATGCAGCCTACTTGTGAAATAAGGAGCACACCGACATGCGTTATTTTTTCCGCTCATAGAAAAGATTACATGTAACAAAACAACACTCGGTTCCATCTGGGACAGATCTGACATTAGAAAGCCCTAGTTTACTCTTATTCAGGTCACTTTTGGTCACACGTGTCTGAGCACACCACAGCCACCCAACAGCAGCTATCGCAGCCTGCAATCTGTAAATGTGGTGTCTATCGATAAGCAGATGTTTAGCAAGTGATGTGTTTTGCCTGTGACAAGGTGGAAGGTGCAATCTAATAAAGTGTTACAAGTggaaaagttagtctggagccctggagTGAGGGTACTATAAACTGCAAACTTGTGGAGAATCACTTAATAATGTGGGCGTAGTCAGCTGAACCACAGATTGTGGAAACAGAGCTGAAGGCACTATGAGCTTACAGTGTGACCTCAGCAAAGCATAAACTGCAGATCTCTAGCTGTATGCTTGCCTGTACAGCATCTGTTGGTCTCGTCCTGCACGTCATCATGTTTGCGTTCTTGTTTGCCGCTTCACACCTCTGGCTGGCCTGGgctgcttcctgtctgtccCCTGTCCATCatgctgtctttctctctctttccattcctctttttttctgtctcttcctctctgccttGTCTCACCTCCACAGTGTATTCAAACACCTCAGGTTGTTCAGAGCCGATGGGCATGAAGTCGCGACTGGTGTCCGACCGCCAGATCACGGCCTCCAGCACCTTCCGCACCTGGAGCATTGAGGCTTTCACTTGGCACCCTCACTACGCCCGGCTGGACAAGCAGGGCAAGACCAATGCCTGGATCGCTGCCACCAACAACCGATCTGAGTGGCTGCAGGTAGGAGAGGAGGACAAGTCAGAGCTGCATGCTGTTTTATTAGTTTGCCACAtactgtttttgtaatgttgttTGTGCATCCTCAGGTGGACCTGGAGTCTCCCAAGAAAATCACAGGAATCATCACACAGGGGGCCAAAGACTTTGGCTCCATCCAGTTTGTTACAGCTTTTAAAGTGGCCTACAGTGATGATGGACGGTCCTGGACTATAGTGAAGGATGAGAAAACAAGAGCAGACAAGGTCAGTCCagtaacacacaaaataaaccaaattaaTTCTGCAAGCTGTTGTATttatataataaaacagcatgtaaatacaaattaaaaaaaatcaactgaaagATACAACACCGTAATGTATATGTAAATGCATGAGTGACGAgtataaaagaaaatgtagacCGCATCGTGgtgttttgtaaaatattttgaagagagttaaatgtatgaaaagtgccggtaaaaaaaaacaaacacttaaataaaaaaatatgcacatttttaaaataatggaaataatcattgacttaaatagaagaaaataaaaatttcacTCTTTTGCATATCTGTGCTCTCACGGAAAAAGTCAAACGTTCTGAATAACAGTTAAGCTTGTGTCTGACACACTCATCTGCACACCTGGAACCAATTATGCGAACGCTGGGACTCATTAGTTCTCTGTATGCATTCATTCATAATGCATCCAAAAATCCATTTATCTTTCAGATGTGAGCAGTATTAAGACATTAAATCAGGGATGTGGTGCACTGACTTAATCCATCAAACATTTATgattaaaatgtagtttttgccCTCATCTTCTTTTTATTGTATGGTGTTAAAATGGTTTACAAACTAGTACCAATTGTCAAGGTTTCTTTTACATAATTTATGTCTGTCTGGTTAACTTGGaagattttctgcttttcacTTTTGTGCTAGTAAAACAGctttcacaaagtaaaataacttaccacatttatttccattcaTCTGATATCCTCAGAAATGATTCCTAAATACATACAGTTAATCATCACACATATTATGTTTGTCTTTATTAAGAGTTTTTAATTAACAGAGACTGTAAGTAATTTGAAGCAATGTTCTTTCTAAGTTTACATTAAGAACATATTATAAATTGTGAAGAAAAAGACAGCAAAACCTTCCAGTTTTATTTAGTCATTACGGAGTGAATGATGTATTGTTTTGAATGGTTGCTGTCTTCTATCCAGATCTTCCCAGGAAACAGCGACAACAACGTTCACAAAAAGAACATCTTTGAGCCGCCCTTCTATGGCCGATACGTCCGCATCCTTCCCTGGGAGTGGCACGAGCGCATCACTCTGAGAATGGAGCTTTTGGGCTGTGATGAGTAGCGCTGCCCTAAACCCTgtccccccacctcctcctttcTCTACCTCCTTCCCCCTTTGGTCCTCCTTTGccctccctcctttcctcccCTCCTGAGCCACACCTGCACTGCCTTGCTCTCAGCCCTAGGGGGCAGCAAACACCAGCGTAGCACACAACCTCTAACATCTCCAACCCTGGCTGGTCGGAGGTGGGAGATGTTACCCCTAACCACTGTTACCAGGACCGTTATTGAGCTAAGCTCACATGTCccttcattttattgtttcctGATTTGATCACTCATCTTTTCCACCTGAACCAAATCTGTGATCTCTTCAAGAAGCATGACTGGGATCACATTTGATCCTATTTATTGGCTAAATAAAAGGTGGGGATTCCCTAATTCCTGTGTCAGAGGTCAGGGGTAACAAGACTGCTGCTGTATCAGTTGGTGCTGCCTGGACTTCTACCTGGAACATTGAACCTCCAAGACCCACGGCTGGTGATGTACATAAGCTCCACTAAACAGCTTGCACACATCCTTTAACCCACCACTTGATGTCCCCTCAAGTCACACACAATATATAATATCTTAAGAGGATACATTGAGATGCATGATCAATTATTTTTCTTCACCAAAATGTCCATCTGTTCATgttataaaaaacaacaacaacagatgaaTATAATGGTAAGTAACATGAACTTTGTGTTCTGGTTTGTTGTTCTAAATTACCAAGTTATTCCTAAAGAATGCacttaaacatatttttatttgttgagcAAAAATAAGCGACCGAACATCTCAAGGGTTCCCACTTTGTGCTACAGTGTTccttgtgtttctctgcagtggTTTGGACAGTGAAATCCTCAGTTTATGTTTCTcatgtacatttgtttggattGCTTTAAGAGGTTTAACATCTGTGGTGTAAACATaatgttcattcattcaaacaTACACAGATTGCAGCTAATAACAGACAAGCAAAAATCCTCCATTTAtacaagtcattttgaaccgGTGTACAAAACAGTTTTCATGATTTGGCTGCTTCAAATCAAATTGTCAAGCCATCTTGTGCCAACACACCCCCAGGTTCTCgtgtttgtggttttatttcaaagaaatctGCTAACTGCAGTACTGACGCAGACGCACACAGAACTAAAAAGGAATCAGATATGTCGAGTCTCTGTCTTTGTGCGACATAATCAGTCAGTGAACCATCACAGTCCGTCTGTTTAGCAGCCAAACAGATGTGGCCTCAAAGCCAGAGGAAACACCCTCATTGACAGACAGGATGTTataaacaaaggacaaaaagaGTTTAAGATCATTGTTGATGGGGAAGAGAAGACAGACTGTTTATTTCTCTTGAGGAAAAAGCCATTAAGATTTACACATGTGGCCGTCATGAGCTGGTATGGTGTGTTCTGCCAAGAAAAGGGCATGTTACGCAACAACTCATGTTTTCAAGTCTTGCATTATTCATTTGGAAAATGATCTCACCTTTGGCAGTAAGTGTTTTAGTCacttcaccttttttttttatatatatatatatatgtgtgacAGTTAATGCAGTTTTCATATGCCATTGGCTGCTACAGCAGACGAGTATCAAATTTCATGAGGTGGTTCATTTCAGAAAAACAATTGCTTTCATGGTCAGTGTACAGTTAATTAGTCCCATCTTTAACAGGCTGTTTGATGTGGAAAGAATATGGAAGGAAGCCTGATATTTTTCACCATCTGTGATTGTCAGAACCACTTCAGACCTGGACACTTCTTTGGACCACTTGaaatccatttttcatttgcagcAGGATTCTTGGAATAGCAGACAGCTATCGATGTATTATACTTTACACCAGTGTTTTGCTCGAATAACAGTATTAAAGCAGTAATAGTCCAAAAAATTGCATGTATTACTGATTGCTTAGCTTCATAAATTgagaaattaataataatatggTGGCTGCAAGTTAAAAAGAATGATGGATGTCATCGTCTCAGGTCAAAGCAAATCTGCTCCAAATGTACAGTTGATGCTACTGAACGCTACTCCTTCACTCACTCTTGGCTGTGCTTCTAGTCGTGTTCACCCAGTTTCACTTTTTTATGGCActttgatgtttgtgttttaatatttgaaatattaaaaaaaccaaaaccaaaaaacagtGTTGTGCATTGAAGAACAAAGAGTAAACATGTACGTTATTATATGTAGAGGTAAAATAGGAGAGAATACAGACATTTAATTCAGTGTCTTTGTTGGATTAAACTGAGTTCTAAAAGTCTGGGGGAATCTCTTGCTTTGTTGAAGTGTTAATATGTGACATGCATATATACAGTACTTCTGTACTGGGGTCTGTCAGCATTAATAGATGTTAATGTTTGCTGCAGATCATTTATTTTGGGTCCAACATTATGCCTCTAGTTCAAAGCTGTGGCCCCGCTGATAAGACGCCAAAGGAGAAACcaaattaaaactgattttaacgGTTCCACTGGACATGACACGACCTGCCATATCATCTGCTTCTGCCTCCCCGTCACAGTATTCTAAACCTTTCCACACCATGAATTATGAATTATGGGCTTGTGCAATATTATACTGTGTTAGTTTTGATAACAATGAATATTAATTCAAGATCCTTAAAAATGCATGAGGGGATAGCAGTGCCACTGAGAGGTCGCAGATAGATGTTGGTGTCAAACACTGTacaatatttattattgttgcaGACAGTTCCATAAGCATTCACCCGTGTTATCCACGTCTGCATGCATTTTATTGACGAGTGTTGGTCAGTTTGAGTTGAACCGATTTCACTTCATTGGTGACATAGCTTCATTTTTTCTCAGTGTTCATCAGCTTTGATGTTATAGATATTTTGTTCCCTTGCTATTTTCTATGATTGATCAAAAAGAAattgatgtgttttattgtattatgaATTCATTTCTTGCTATACTGACTGTTGACCTCATAGAATTTG
This window of the Acanthochromis polyacanthus isolate Apoly-LR-REF ecotype Palm Island chromosome 8, KAUST_Apoly_ChrSc, whole genome shotgun sequence genome carries:
- the mfge8b gene encoding milk fat globule EGF and factor V/VIII domain containing b isoform X4; this encodes MKEQTRFFLWLQLFTACLVFGVNGDYCKVNVCSNGGTCVTGAGAPFICICPDGFSGETCNETETGPCNPNPCKNDAICEVTGQSRRGDVFSEYVCKCQPGFDGVHCQNNVNDCAGQPCENGGTCRDLDGDFKCHCPSPYVGKHCQLRCISLLGMEGGGIAESQISASSVRYSLLGLQRWGPELARLNNKGLVNAWSAAAHDKNPWIEINMQRKMRFSGIVTQGASRMGTAEFIKAFKVASSLDGRTYTMYRTDGQRKDHVFVGNVDNDGTKTNLFDPPIIAQYIRIVPVVCRKACTMRMELVGCELNGCSEPMGMKSRLVSDRQITASSTFRTWSIEAFTWHPHYARLDKQGKTNAWIAATNNRSEWLQVDLESPKKITGIITQGAKDFGSIQFVTAFKVAYSDDGRSWTIVKDEKTRADKIFPGNSDNNVHKKNIFEPPFYGRYVRILPWEWHERITLRMELLGCDE
- the mfge8b gene encoding milk fat globule EGF and factor V/VIII domain containing b isoform X1, whose product is MKEQTRFFLWLQLFTACLVFGVNGDYCKVNVCSNGGTCVTGAGAPFICICPDGFSGETCNETETGPCNPNPCKNDAICEVTGQSRRGDVFSEYVCKCQPGFDGVHCQNSVQGADLSSKKDVNDCAGQPCENGGTCRDLDGDFKCHCPSPYVGKHCQLRCISLLGMEGGGIAESQISASSVRYSLLGLQRWGPELARLNNKGLVNAWSAAAHDKNPWIEINMQRKMRFSGIVTQGASRMGTAEFIKAFKVASSLDGRTYTMYRTDGQRKDHVFVGNVDNDGTKTNLFDPPIIAQYIRIVPVVCRKACTMRMELVGCELNVYSNTSGCSEPMGMKSRLVSDRQITASSTFRTWSIEAFTWHPHYARLDKQGKTNAWIAATNNRSEWLQVDLESPKKITGIITQGAKDFGSIQFVTAFKVAYSDDGRSWTIVKDEKTRADKIFPGNSDNNVHKKNIFEPPFYGRYVRILPWEWHERITLRMELLGCDE
- the mfge8b gene encoding milk fat globule EGF and factor V/VIII domain containing b isoform X2, yielding MKEQTRFFLWLQLFTACLVFGVNGDYCKVNVCSNGGTCVTGAGAPFICICPDGFSGETCNETETGPCNPNPCKNDAICEVTGQSRRGDVFSEYVCKCQPGFDGVHCQNSVQGADLSSKKDVNDCAGQPCENGGTCRDLDGDFKCHCPSPYVGKHCQLRCISLLGMEGGGIAESQISASSVRYSLLGLQRWGPELARLNNKGLVNAWSAAAHDKNPWIEINMQRKMRFSGIVTQGASRMGTAEFIKAFKVASSLDGRTYTMYRTDGQRKDHVFVGNVDNDGTKTNLFDPPIIAQYIRIVPVVCRKACTMRMELVGCELNGCSEPMGMKSRLVSDRQITASSTFRTWSIEAFTWHPHYARLDKQGKTNAWIAATNNRSEWLQVDLESPKKITGIITQGAKDFGSIQFVTAFKVAYSDDGRSWTIVKDEKTRADKIFPGNSDNNVHKKNIFEPPFYGRYVRILPWEWHERITLRMELLGCDE
- the mfge8b gene encoding milk fat globule EGF and factor V/VIII domain containing b isoform X3; this translates as MKEQTRFFLWLQLFTACLVFGVNGDYCKVNVCSNGGTCVTGAGAPFICICPDGFSGETCNETETGPCNPNPCKNDAICEVTGQSRRGDVFSEYVCKCQPGFDGVHCQNNVNDCAGQPCENGGTCRDLDGDFKCHCPSPYVGKHCQLRCISLLGMEGGGIAESQISASSVRYSLLGLQRWGPELARLNNKGLVNAWSAAAHDKNPWIEINMQRKMRFSGIVTQGASRMGTAEFIKAFKVASSLDGRTYTMYRTDGQRKDHVFVGNVDNDGTKTNLFDPPIIAQYIRIVPVVCRKACTMRMELVGCELNVYSNTSGCSEPMGMKSRLVSDRQITASSTFRTWSIEAFTWHPHYARLDKQGKTNAWIAATNNRSEWLQVDLESPKKITGIITQGAKDFGSIQFVTAFKVAYSDDGRSWTIVKDEKTRADKIFPGNSDNNVHKKNIFEPPFYGRYVRILPWEWHERITLRMELLGCDE